A single window of Candidatus Dadabacteria bacterium DNA harbors:
- a CDS encoding sulfurtransferase: MADYANPDVLVSTDWVEEHIDDPDIVIVESDEDILLYEIGHITNSVKFDWQTELQDQLIRDYVSREDFEALLSEKGISNDHAVVFYGDRSNWWACYAFWTFKVLGHKKCLIMDGGRQKWVDEGRDMVKEVPERPKTDYKVSAVDESIRAFRDDVLGHMNSDKPLVDVRSPKEYSGELLHMEAYPQEGALRGGHIPGAVNVPWATAANEDGTFRSADELVEIYEKGQGLSKDQDVIAYCRIGERSSHTWFVLTYLLGFESVRNYDGSWTEWGNLVRAPIEK, translated from the coding sequence ATGGCGGATTACGCGAACCCGGATGTTTTGGTAAGCACGGACTGGGTAGAGGAGCATATCGACGACCCCGATATCGTTATAGTGGAATCGGATGAGGACATATTGCTTTATGAAATAGGACACATAACAAATTCGGTGAAATTCGACTGGCAGACCGAACTTCAGGATCAGCTTATAAGGGACTACGTTAGCAGGGAGGATTTCGAGGCACTGCTTTCGGAAAAAGGCATTTCAAACGACCACGCGGTGGTTTTCTACGGGGACAGGAGCAACTGGTGGGCCTGCTACGCATTCTGGACCTTCAAGGTGCTTGGACATAAAAAATGTCTTATAATGGACGGTGGCAGGCAGAAATGGGTCGACGAGGGAAGAGATATGGTAAAAGAGGTTCCCGAAAGACCGAAAACCGATTACAAAGTGTCGGCTGTCGATGAGTCGATAAGGGCTTTTCGCGATGACGTCCTTGGACACATGAACTCGGACAAGCCGCTTGTCGATGTCCGTTCCCCGAAGGAATATTCGGGAGAACTGCTTCACATGGAGGCTTACCCTCAGGAAGGCGCGCTTCGCGGAGGACATATTCCGGGTGCGGTAAACGTCCCTTGGGCTACGGCCGCCAATGAGGACGGAACTTTCCGCTCGGCCGATGAGCTTGTCGAGATATACGAAAAGGGGCAGGGGCTAAGCAAGGATCAGGACGTGATTGCCTACTGCAGGATAGGGGAGCGCTCTTCTCACACCTGGTTTGTTCTTACCTATCTTCTCGGGTTTGAGAGCGTCAGGAATTACGACGGCTCGTGGACCGAGTGGGGGAACCTTGTAAGGGCTCCGATAGAAAAATAA
- a CDS encoding SufE family protein encodes MASIDEIVREFQGADRQEMIELLIDYSEDLPEIPRRFAERVDRDLHQVHECETPVFIWVEIEDGKARIFADVPEPFPTVRGLVSILVSAFDGLSPEEIESAPVDFISQLGVAQKLGIRRVRGLSAVYARIKNEVKRHGAVT; translated from the coding sequence ATGGCCAGCATAGATGAAATAGTCAGGGAATTTCAAGGGGCGGACCGTCAGGAAATGATAGAGCTCCTGATAGATTATTCGGAAGACCTTCCTGAGATTCCAAGGAGGTTCGCCGAACGTGTGGACAGAGACCTCCACCAGGTGCACGAGTGTGAAACCCCGGTTTTTATCTGGGTCGAGATAGAAGACGGCAAGGCCCGCATATTCGCTGACGTCCCGGAACCGTTTCCGACCGTGAGGGGACTTGTGTCGATTCTCGTGAGCGCCTTTGACGGTCTGAGCCCTGAGGAGATCGAATCCGCGCCGGTGGACTTTATCTCCCAGCTCGGAGTGGCCCAGAAACTCGGGATAAGAAGAGTAAGGGGTCTCAGCGCGGTTTATGCGAGGATAAAAAACGAGGTAAAAAGGCACGGTGCGGTCACATGA
- a CDS encoding iron-sulfur cluster assembly scaffold protein — translation MIEEERMKMIMDHYENPRNFGPLESPTVTLRGGNPNCGDTLNIYIRTADGGVIEDISFDGEGCTISQAAASVLTEFIKGKTVERIGELDSDYLRELFGKDIMVTRPKCSRLALETLKSWARDFKRGKTA, via the coding sequence ATGATTGAAGAAGAAAGAATGAAAATGATCATGGATCACTACGAAAATCCGAGAAACTTCGGTCCGCTTGAGAGCCCCACGGTGACTCTTAGGGGAGGCAACCCGAATTGCGGAGACACTCTGAATATCTATATTCGCACGGCCGATGGGGGAGTCATAGAAGATATAAGTTTTGACGGGGAAGGTTGCACGATAAGCCAGGCTGCAGCTTCTGTTCTTACGGAATTTATAAAGGGAAAGACCGTGGAGCGGATCGGAGAGCTCGACTCCGACTACCTAAGGGAACTTTTCGGCAAGGATATCATGGTAACCCGCCCGAAATGCAGCCGTCTCGCCCTTGAAACCCTCAAATCATGGGCAAGGGATTTCAAGAGGGGAAAAACCGCCTGA
- a CDS encoding FAD/NAD(P)-binding oxidoreductase produces MRVAIIGNGVTGVAAALSIRRLQPDWEIVMISGESSFHYSRPALMYIFMGHMSYKDTKPYEDSLWRKNRIDLIRGWVAEIDAAGKKLIMHEKDPVSFDKLLIATGSKSNKFGWPGQDLGGVQGLYSLMDLRLLYENVKGARSAVIVGGGLIGIELAEMLHSRNIHVTFLVREESYWTNVLPIEESQMINRVILEQGIDLRLLTELKEIVGNDSGRVRGVVTNKEEFIECQIVGLTAGVSPNVALAKASGIKTGRGILVDWSFSTDTPDVFAAGDCAEIITEGEGRNLIQQVWYTGKNQGKVAGEVIAGRHSVYDPGIWYNSAKFFDLEYQTYGTVRNLPVEGEDNFYWEHPDHGRSIRIVTKGGVVCGINVMGLRYSHRVCESWVAEKRSLDYVLDHLGDANFDPEFYEKCEAEIIKEIRKQAA; encoded by the coding sequence ATGCGCGTAGCGATTATCGGAAATGGGGTGACCGGAGTTGCAGCTGCCCTGAGCATACGCAGGCTCCAGCCCGACTGGGAGATCGTCATGATCTCGGGGGAGTCCTCCTTTCACTATTCCCGCCCGGCGCTCATGTACATATTCATGGGCCACATGAGCTACAAGGACACCAAGCCCTACGAGGACAGTCTCTGGAGGAAAAACCGCATTGATTTGATAAGGGGCTGGGTTGCCGAAATCGATGCTGCCGGAAAAAAGCTCATTATGCACGAAAAAGATCCCGTTTCGTTCGATAAGCTGCTTATCGCCACGGGATCCAAATCAAACAAGTTCGGGTGGCCCGGTCAAGATCTCGGAGGAGTACAGGGCCTCTACAGCCTTATGGATCTCAGGCTTCTTTACGAGAACGTAAAAGGAGCCCGAAGCGCCGTTATAGTTGGAGGGGGCCTGATCGGGATCGAACTTGCCGAGATGCTCCATTCTCGCAATATCCACGTCACATTCCTGGTGAGAGAAGAGTCCTACTGGACTAACGTTCTTCCGATTGAGGAATCACAGATGATAAACCGCGTGATTCTGGAGCAGGGGATCGATCTCAGGCTCTTAACGGAACTTAAGGAGATAGTAGGGAACGATTCCGGAAGAGTGCGGGGAGTTGTGACTAACAAAGAGGAATTCATAGAATGCCAGATCGTCGGTCTCACTGCGGGGGTAAGTCCCAACGTAGCCCTTGCCAAGGCAAGCGGGATAAAGACAGGGAGGGGGATTCTAGTTGACTGGAGTTTCAGTACCGATACCCCGGATGTGTTTGCTGCCGGGGACTGCGCCGAGATAATCACCGAGGGGGAGGGAAGGAACCTTATTCAGCAGGTCTGGTACACGGGCAAGAACCAGGGAAAAGTGGCGGGAGAGGTAATAGCCGGCCGACACAGCGTGTATGACCCGGGGATATGGTATAACTCGGCCAAGTTTTTCGATCTTGAGTACCAGACTTACGGTACAGTGAGAAACCTTCCCGTTGAAGGGGAGGACAATTTTTACTGGGAGCATCCCGACCATGGCCGTTCAATAAGAATCGTTACAAAGGGCGGAGTTGTCTGCGGCATAAACGTCATGGGCCTTCGCTACAGCCACAGGGTTTGCGAGAGCTGGGTGGCGGAGAAGAGATCCCTTGACTATGTGCTCGATCATCTGGGGGATGCCAATTTCGATCCGGAATTCTACGAAAAATGCGAAGCGGAAATAATAAAGGAGATAAGGAAACAGGCAGCCTGA